The sequence GCGACAGCAGTAGCGGCCGAAGCTCCTCCCCGGCCTGGGTCAGGTGGTACTCGAACCTGGGGGGCCGCTCGGAATACTGCCGACGTTCGATGACGCCTACCTCTTCCAGCTTGCGAAGGCGTGCGGTGAGGATGTCACGCGAGACGCCGATGTAGCCGGCGATCTTGTCGAAGCGATGCACTTCATAGCTCAGTTCGCGGATCACCAGCATGGACCAACGGTCGCCGATGAGTTCCATCGTGGCGGCGATCGCGCAGGGGC comes from Rhodococcus oxybenzonivorans and encodes:
- a CDS encoding winged helix-turn-helix transcriptional regulator; translated protein: MNEGRADRTTPKTAMDRMPLAPRPCAIAATMELIGDRWSMLVIRELSYEVHRFDKIAGYIGVSRDILTARLRKLEEVGVIERRQYSERPPRFEYHLTQAGEELRPLLLSLFEWGSKWAVEEPASELLHDCGHVLELEHRCRHCGGEVDQAAVAMRARSRTRTT